The following are from one region of the Sorghum bicolor cultivar BTx623 chromosome 2, Sorghum_bicolor_NCBIv3, whole genome shotgun sequence genome:
- the LOC110432208 gene encoding uncharacterized protein LOC110432208, which produces MADPFQCGDIWSNNVEYNLADEVEACFVYGTAPANPWASAIHGLDSSDRVVEVRGEETNFYRDLAGMSRDMIPPSTLMDIVASSSNQVRAVELEMVPYVHPSAFGASGLARTNYMLEDCDRPKIDAIAMYGINVSVDVSRCNIYQCNSLSHRLLAVDATSSNCIGHLLPVASKLGQCNSLLHRYHVDAIHLLQRLTCGAINSIASIFGSMQY; this is translated from the exons ATGGCGGATCCTTTCCAG TGTGGTGATATTTGGTCAAACAATGTTGAGTACAATCTTGCTGATGAAGTAGAGGCGTGTTTTGTCTATGGTACGGCACCAGCTAACCCATGGGCATCCGCCATACACGGCCTAGACTCGAGCGACCGTGTTGTTGAAGTGCGTGGTgaagaaaccaacttctacaga GATCTTGCTGGCATGAGTAGAGACATGATCCCTCCTTCGACACTGATGGACATTGTGGCTAGTTCAAGCAATCAAGTTAGGGCTGTTGAGCTAGAGATGGTACCTTATGTCCATCCAAGTGCTTTTGGTGCATCTGGCCTAGCTAGAACGAATTATATGCTCGAGGATTGCGATAGGCCTAAAATAGATGCGATAGCTATGTATGGCATCAATGTGTCGGTTGATGTGAGTCGATGCAATATATACCAATGCAATAGCCTATCGCATCGGCTCCTTGCAGTTGATGCAACAAGCAGCAATTGCATCGGTCATCTGTTGCCTGTTGCATCAAAATTGGGCCAGTGCAATAGTTTATTGCATAGATATCATGTTGATGCAATACATCTATTGCAACGGCTGACTTGTGGTGCAATAAACTCTATCGCATCAATATTTGGTTCGATGCAATATTAA